The Bradysia coprophila strain Holo2 unplaced genomic scaffold, BU_Bcop_v1 contig_151, whole genome shotgun sequence genome contains a region encoding:
- the LOC119074343 gene encoding GPI mannosyltransferase 2, protein MTKDFLRIALVSRILSIIGQFIFNHLIPDHNAGVFESPYDETTVSVGDALIEFLFGGFRRWDAQYYLHIAEHGYTYENTLAFYPLYPIFVNLLTNVLLTFVPGISFRAGALVCGVLLNVFFFCLAAYFLVQLSRLVLKNEHMSLTVGYLFCINPASVFFSAPYSESLFAVVTFSVIAESVRGNILLALVPLSMGILCRSNGLINIGFVLYQAIRLFWLDRSFQARFKLAVKLLIVLVVSGFTFLSIQRYHFSLFCVKSSIRHSSEIVNYAKANDFILSGNGSLISSPWCGAKLPSAYTYVQSHYWNVGLFNYYEFKQIPNFILAIPILFLFLKMLYAYYANAFITVNRFGTRKAVKMLFFDANLSTGGLVYMVHVTFLTLVCVLFVHIQVTTRLLASSSPCLYWFAANYFKATQLNGRAKLILIWFGGYTVLGTILFSNNLPWT, encoded by the coding sequence ATGACCAAAGATTTCCTACGAATCGCTCTAGTCAGTCGGATTTTGTCGATTATTGGCCAGTTTATCTTCAACCATTTGATACCCGATCACAATGCTGGCGTATTCGAATCACCGTACGATGAAACGACAGTGTCCGTCGGCGACGCTCTGATCGAATTTCTCTTCGGCGGATTTCGTCGCTGGGATGCTCAATATTATTTACACATAGCCGAACATGGTTACACGTACGAGAACACGTTGGCATTCTATCCGTTGTATCCGATTTTCGTGAATCTGCTGACCAATGTTTTGCTGACCTTCGTGCCGGGAATTTCGTTTCGAGCCGGTGCTCTCGTATGTGGCGTTTTATTGAATGTGTTCTTCTTCTGTCTTGCCGCTTACTTTCTCGTCCAGCTGTCtagactggtgctgaaaaatgAACATATGTCGCTCACTGTCGGCTACTTGTTTTGCATCAATCCGGCCTCGGTGTTCTTTTCGGCACCGTATTCGGAAAGCTTATTTGCCGTGGTAACTTTTTCGGTAATTGCCGAATCAGTTCGCGGTAACATACTCTTGGCATTAGTTCCTCTGTCAATGGGAATCTTGTGTCGGTCGAACGGATTGATTAATATTGGATTTGTTCTCTACCAGGCCATTCGATTATTTTGGTTGGACAGGAGCTTTCAAGCCCGATTTAAATTGGCTGTCAAATTGTTGATAGTGTTGGTTGTGTCCGGTTTTACCTTTCTATCCATCCAACGGTATCATTTCTCGTTATTTTGCGTTAAGAGTTCGATTCGACATTCCAGCGAAATTGTCAACTATGCCAAGGCGAACGATTTCATCCTATCCGGAAACGGTTCGCTAATTTCGTCTCCATGGTGTGGAGCAAAACTACCATCCGCTTACACATACGTTCAGTCACACTATTGGAATGTGGGCCTGTTCAATTATTACGAATTCAAACAGATTCCCAATTTCATTCTTGCCATTCCTATTCTCTTCTTATTCCTAAAAATGTTGTACGCATACTATGCCAATGCATTCATTACCGTTAACCGATTCGGAACGAGAAAAGCCGTGAAAATGCTGTTCTTTGATGCAAACCTATCGACTGGCGGTTTAGTGTACATGGTTCATGTAACATTTCTAACGCTTGTCTGTGTGTTGTTCGTTCACATCCAAGTGACTACCAGACTGTTAGCATCGTCTAGTCCATGTCTGTACTGGTTTGCTGCGAATTATTTCAAAGCAACGCAACTTAATGGCAgggcaaaattaattttaatttggttCGGCGGGTACACAGTTCTGGGTACGATTCTGTTTTCGAATAATTTGCCGTGGACGTGA
- the LOC119074342 gene encoding ankyrin repeat domain-containing protein 50-like — MEPNRLYEDVSHIDLYQGVKDGTIEKVQESLKDATQEQKDKALLLAADAGHQGIVKLLIDHDANVNAVDNEGDTSLLRAEYFEVMKLLNNHGHNVDDTDEERDDDSNEDSDNDTERFGHEGIAKLHIDHVGDVPLILASIKGHEGIVKLLIDHGANVDAMNDEGDTPLQKAACCGHEEVVKLLINHGANVNATRDVGEPPLASAVLKGHEGIVKLLIDHGANVNTTDDFGYTPLHHAVNWGREGIAKLLIDHGANVNALDHEKDSPLFLASIEGHAGIVKLLIDHGVNLNTANDKGSTPLHLATQNGHEGVVKHLADHGANVNATNNEGDTPLHRASGREEIVKLLIDHGTNLNSANNDGETPLHLAALYGHGETVKLLIDHGAKLNMKNNKGETPQQVAEKEGKSVGTKTIYVNDEGDEGGEMQLAEKDKFKSIADLISKAIETVGTTESDKSA; from the exons ATGGAACCAA ATCGATTGTACGAGGACGT TTCTCACATCGACTTATATCAAGGCGTTAAGGATG GAACTATTGAAAAAGTTCAGGAATCTCTAAAAGATGCGACTCAAGAGCAGAAGGACAAAGCCTTACTTTTGGCTGCGGACGCTG GTCACCAAGGAATTGTTAAACTGCTGATTGATCATGACGCGAACGTGAATGCTGTGGACAATGAAGGAGACACTTCATTGCTGAGGGCAGAGTATTTCG AGGTGATGAAGCTGTTGAACAATCATGGACACAACGTGGATGATACGGACGAAGAAAGGGACGATGATTCGAACGAAGATTCGGACAATGATACGGAGCGTTTTG GTCATGAAGGAATTGCGAAGCTGCATATTGATCATGTGGGAGATGTCCCTCTGATCTTAGCATCAATTAAAG GTCACGAAGGAATTGTGAAGCTGCTGATTGATCATGGCGCCAATGTTGATGCTATGAACGATGAAGGCGACACTCCATTGCAGAAGGCAGCGTGTTGTG GTCACGAAGAGGTAGTGAAACTCTTGATCAATCATGGGGCTAATGTGAATGCTACGCGTGATGTAGGAGAACCGCCATTGGCGTCGGCAGTACTCAAAG GTCACGAAGGAATTGTTAAACTGTTGATCGATCATGGCGCTAATGTAAACACAACGGACGATTTTGGTTATACTCCATTACATCATGCAGTAAATTGGGGTCGCGAAGGAATTGCGAAGCTGTTGATTGATCATGGCGCCAACGTAAATGCTCTGGACCATGAGAAAGATTCACCACTGTTCTTAGCATCAATCGAAG GTCACGCCGGAATTGTGAAACTACTGATTGATCATGGCGTCAATTTGAATACTGCGAACGATAAAGGAAGCACTCCATTGCACTTGGCAACACAAAATG GTCACGAAGGAGTTGTGAAACATTTGGCTGATCATGGCGCCAATGTTAATGCTACGAACAATGAGGGTGACACTCCATTGCACAGGGCTTCGG GTCGCGAAGAAATTGTAAAACTGTTGATCGATCACGGCACCAATTTGAACTCTGCTAACAATGATGGAGAAACTCCACTGCACTTAGCTGCACTCTATG GTCATGGAGAAACTGTGAAACTATTGATCGATCATGGCGCAAAATTGAACATGAAGAACAATAAAGGAGAAACTCCACAGCAGGTAGCCGAAAAAGAGGGTAAGAGTGTTGGCACAAAAACGATCTATGTTAACGATGAGGGAGATGAGGGAGGAGAAATGCAATTGGCCGAAAAAGATA AATTCAAAAGCATCGCAGATCTAATATCTAAAGCTATCGAAACTGTCGGAACAACAGAATCAGACAAATCAGCTTag